The following proteins are encoded in a genomic region of Sorangiineae bacterium MSr12523:
- a CDS encoding zinc-dependent metalloprotease, giving the protein MKIRQISSVLSLLAALAGGCSSGDGASTPDVTQEELGWRGGNRIWISKSALGKEFLWQANLTDQPGLAAFGATRSRIVHFERQGDDLMMIEENDLHGRPTADKRLIVASFPIQEDNDSTLVFDFNAGTTKLFVASDWAYQDSDGPWYDAAEHFRALDITESYVERAQIHRDQLVISQIAQVEEPAEATIDYPAGHTFPTYLARYYIQPYRPNPNFVPRRWAGQERLGYFESQPRPSARSAESDLIYALKFDSSKPIVFAISANTPSEYKSAIADGVLYWNRAFGRNVVSVVDAPADVEAPDHDYNVIQWIPWDAATFAYADVQLDPRTGETLHGQVFFSSAFALDGSRNGLRALVRTLRAYERPAGPRVAFAGAGSSSLCTMTGTEFARRQADQLEALLTRNATDDTLKAMSMDYVRLIAAHEIGHVLGLRHNFAGSTGASYDMRDHEAHLAAYVANGGTVPHGVVSSSTVMDYLLIESGAMMGDIIEKKETALEYDRKAIAVLYDDELQDPGEIPHYCSDSNILEYDPVAPVYSDCQRFDQGKSALEFAVYARKKLFSTLPHRIIERYIANATRRGSTENLDPKPIEGVVLNPNEFARSAWEPYLRVRDMFVQGGRSLEVSETFASFPHLGELEQAASEKAETAWLESELQRVDGIEVAYEGTPPSFVEDMVRKLKALLADPEYLEGKGAGGMPYRFSPEDAAVIENKSRVLFAAMGDALLEWELYALAGVGPEGPVPLSVSAGLIRDDAPGKRFATMTAKVTRDVLLATSGQFIEADVPAPSGGGKVHVKLPIFKYSYERRLQAARVLADAKGVSPSYLVKEKSAIRREFEKLQMAALGGHAPADFESMYEELPDGVIAWLSEQSALRL; this is encoded by the coding sequence ATGAAAATTCGTCAGATATCGTCCGTTCTTTCTTTGCTGGCCGCATTGGCCGGAGGTTGCAGTTCGGGGGATGGCGCGTCGACGCCCGATGTCACGCAGGAGGAGCTCGGGTGGCGGGGCGGAAATCGAATTTGGATATCCAAGTCCGCTTTGGGCAAAGAGTTTTTGTGGCAGGCGAACCTCACGGATCAACCCGGCTTGGCCGCATTCGGCGCCACACGAAGCCGCATCGTGCACTTCGAACGGCAGGGGGACGACCTCATGATGATCGAAGAGAACGATCTTCATGGCCGGCCCACCGCCGACAAGCGACTCATCGTTGCCTCGTTTCCCATCCAAGAGGACAACGACTCGACGCTCGTCTTCGACTTCAATGCCGGCACGACGAAGTTGTTCGTCGCGTCCGATTGGGCCTATCAAGATTCGGATGGCCCCTGGTACGACGCTGCAGAACATTTTCGTGCGCTCGACATCACCGAAAGCTACGTCGAACGCGCCCAGATCCATCGCGATCAGCTCGTGATCTCGCAGATCGCGCAAGTCGAGGAACCGGCCGAAGCCACGATCGACTATCCCGCCGGCCACACGTTTCCCACGTACCTCGCACGATATTACATTCAGCCTTATCGACCCAATCCCAATTTCGTTCCGCGGCGATGGGCGGGCCAAGAGCGCCTGGGATACTTCGAGTCACAGCCTCGCCCCAGCGCGCGCTCGGCCGAGAGCGATCTCATCTACGCGCTCAAGTTCGATTCGAGCAAGCCCATCGTATTTGCCATCTCCGCCAACACACCGTCCGAGTACAAATCCGCAATTGCCGACGGCGTTCTCTATTGGAATCGGGCTTTCGGGCGCAATGTCGTTTCGGTCGTCGACGCGCCCGCCGACGTCGAAGCTCCGGACCATGACTACAATGTCATTCAATGGATCCCGTGGGATGCTGCGACTTTCGCCTATGCCGACGTGCAACTCGATCCGCGTACAGGCGAAACGCTTCATGGCCAGGTGTTCTTCAGTTCAGCGTTCGCCTTGGATGGCTCGCGCAATGGTCTGCGCGCGCTCGTGCGAACGTTGCGCGCCTATGAGCGTCCGGCAGGCCCCCGTGTTGCTTTTGCAGGCGCAGGTTCGTCTTCTCTGTGCACGATGACGGGCACCGAGTTTGCGCGCCGGCAAGCCGACCAGCTCGAGGCGCTTCTCACACGGAATGCGACCGACGATACGCTCAAAGCGATGTCGATGGATTACGTTCGCTTGATTGCTGCTCACGAAATTGGCCACGTCCTCGGGTTGCGGCACAATTTTGCAGGATCCACCGGTGCCAGCTACGACATGCGCGATCACGAGGCACACTTGGCCGCGTACGTCGCGAACGGAGGGACGGTGCCCCACGGGGTGGTCTCCAGCTCCACGGTGATGGATTATTTATTGATCGAATCGGGCGCCATGATGGGCGATATCATCGAAAAGAAGGAGACGGCCCTGGAGTACGATCGAAAGGCCATCGCGGTGCTTTATGATGATGAGCTTCAGGATCCTGGAGAAATTCCGCATTATTGCTCGGACAGCAATATCCTCGAATACGATCCAGTGGCTCCAGTCTACTCGGATTGCCAGCGATTCGATCAAGGCAAGAGCGCCCTCGAGTTTGCCGTCTACGCGCGCAAGAAACTTTTTTCGACGCTGCCCCATCGGATCATCGAACGATACATCGCCAATGCCACTCGCCGTGGCAGCACCGAGAATCTGGATCCGAAGCCGATCGAGGGCGTCGTCTTGAATCCCAACGAGTTCGCCCGCAGCGCATGGGAACCATATTTGCGCGTTCGTGACATGTTCGTGCAAGGAGGACGGTCCCTCGAGGTGAGTGAAACCTTCGCATCGTTTCCACACCTCGGGGAGCTGGAGCAAGCGGCCTCCGAGAAGGCCGAAACGGCTTGGCTCGAGAGCGAGCTTCAGCGCGTCGATGGCATCGAGGTGGCCTACGAGGGCACTCCGCCCTCGTTCGTGGAAGATATGGTGAGAAAGTTGAAGGCGCTTTTGGCCGATCCCGAATACCTCGAGGGAAAGGGCGCCGGTGGAATGCCTTATCGTTTTTCACCGGAGGATGCTGCCGTCATCGAGAACAAGTCGAGGGTACTCTTCGCTGCAATGGGAGACGCCCTGCTCGAATGGGAGCTTTATGCGCTTGCCGGTGTGGGGCCAGAGGGGCCGGTGCCGCTGTCGGTCTCGGCGGGGCTGATTCGCGACGATGCGCCGGGCAAGAGGTTCGCGACGATGACGGCGAAGGTCACCAGGGACGTGCTTTTGGCGACGAGCGGCCAATTCATCGAGGCGGACGTCCCGGCGCCTTCGGGGGGTGGAAAGGTGCACGTCAAATTGCCTATTTTCAAATATAGCTACGAGCGCCGACTGCAGGCCGCCCGCGTGTTAGCCGATGCCAAGGGCGTCAGCCCTTCGTACCTCGTGAAA
- a CDS encoding alpha/beta hydrolase: MRKFSFVAATMLLAVPFSVGCFSSHEEPPSANAEAEIEKGTIAWKPCPNPIYPEAECGIVTVPVDWSKPDGETLPMNVYRLKATRAGKPLGTLWFASGTPSLWFDKRPGEEHAPSARLREYFDIVGFDARGTSNDEPIACDPELSKKVAAHDNRRPANQAEYEQWSEQVRALGEDCLQRHGALFAHFDDFSVARDIDAFRSALGEEKLNVYARSVVTSLAATYAEMFPHRLRTLVFDSNRDHSVDTATLLSRFSGGLDSSFAQFIDWARRTPGSVLYGKNVQSLWDRLYTQAKAGELIDPNTGKPMQVYTLLQGATLPMDRQPQHHSWGELAQRLADLDAGRSTPGWDPEPEADYSSGAGYGAADECENWDYTDVADFAALDGAYRAADTRLVHVHEAFETLMHSPATCRGWPIAVLNPQHRLSIQGGPKVLVVNSRHDFQTSYDNAVAVHEQIPGSVLLTYEGVGHGTYNRSPCIRGQVELYLMTGLTPASDTSCPAIWPAAQE; the protein is encoded by the coding sequence ATGAGGAAGTTTTCGTTCGTTGCCGCCACGATGTTGCTCGCCGTTCCATTCAGCGTCGGATGCTTTTCGTCGCACGAAGAGCCCCCCAGCGCGAATGCCGAGGCGGAAATCGAGAAAGGCACCATCGCGTGGAAGCCATGCCCGAATCCCATTTATCCAGAGGCGGAGTGCGGTATCGTGACCGTACCGGTCGATTGGTCCAAACCCGATGGGGAAACCCTCCCCATGAATGTTTACCGCTTGAAAGCCACCCGTGCGGGCAAGCCGCTCGGCACTTTGTGGTTTGCGTCGGGCACCCCGTCCCTCTGGTTCGACAAGAGACCGGGCGAGGAGCACGCTCCGTCAGCTCGGTTGCGCGAGTACTTCGATATCGTCGGTTTCGACGCCAGGGGGACGTCGAACGACGAGCCGATCGCGTGCGATCCCGAGCTATCCAAGAAGGTCGCCGCGCACGACAATCGCAGGCCGGCGAATCAGGCGGAATACGAGCAATGGAGCGAGCAGGTACGCGCTCTGGGTGAGGATTGCCTGCAACGTCACGGAGCACTGTTCGCGCACTTCGACGATTTCAGTGTGGCTCGGGACATCGATGCGTTTCGAAGCGCGTTGGGCGAGGAAAAATTGAACGTCTACGCGCGTTCGGTCGTCACGTCGCTCGCGGCGACCTACGCCGAGATGTTTCCGCATCGATTGCGCACATTGGTTTTCGATTCCAATCGGGACCATAGCGTCGATACCGCCACGCTGCTCAGCAGGTTCTCGGGCGGCCTCGATTCGTCCTTTGCCCAATTCATCGACTGGGCGCGACGCACGCCGGGGTCGGTGCTGTATGGCAAGAATGTGCAATCCCTCTGGGACCGGCTCTACACACAGGCAAAGGCCGGAGAGCTGATCGATCCGAACACCGGCAAACCGATGCAAGTGTATACCCTGCTCCAGGGCGCGACGCTGCCCATGGACCGGCAGCCGCAGCACCATAGCTGGGGGGAACTCGCGCAGCGACTGGCCGACTTGGACGCCGGCCGCAGCACTCCGGGCTGGGACCCCGAGCCCGAGGCCGACTATTCCTCCGGGGCCGGTTATGGCGCAGCTGACGAATGCGAGAATTGGGATTATACCGATGTCGCCGATTTCGCCGCGCTGGACGGTGCCTACCGTGCCGCGGACACCCGGCTCGTCCACGTGCACGAGGCATTCGAGACTCTGATGCACTCGCCAGCCACCTGCCGCGGCTGGCCCATCGCGGTCCTCAATCCCCAGCATCGCCTCTCGATTCAGGGTGGCCCGAAAGTTCTCGTCGTCAACAGCCGTCATGACTTCCAGACCAGCTACGACAACGCCGTTGCCGTGCACGAGCAGATTCCAGGCTCGGTGCTGCTCACGTACGAGGGGGTCGGTCACGGAACGTACAACCGCTCCCCTTGCATTCGTGGGCAAGTGGAACTCTATCTGATGACGGGGCTCACCCCGGCATCGGACACCAGTTGCCCCGCGATTTGGCCCGCCGCGCAAGAATAG
- a CDS encoding LysR family transcriptional regulator has product MASRTRTNIDSKPTSSSSSVLGAEATADLNALREFVALADTGSFSRAARDLATTPATISKRLTRLEEELGVHLVRRTTRQFGLTEAGQVLYERARQILGAIHQTEHLLRSFGKTPCGRLRVSVPLYTGIMHVSPLLPEFLSIHPDLQVELVLENRIVDIVNEGYDIAIRVGGADQTSPTLSRLRLVKDRSVVCGAPSYFEKNGRPRSPFDLEEHNLLRHSGLPRWPFRVNEELVIVDAGKALVSNDAFSLRDAALRGTGLAYLSRYIVQTHLERGELVEVLSEYSTHEVSIDAVYSPSRYNAAKIRSFIDFLAEQLPKRLG; this is encoded by the coding sequence ATGGCCTCTCGAACGAGAACGAATATCGACAGCAAACCGACGTCCTCTTCGTCCTCCGTTCTCGGTGCCGAGGCGACCGCTGACCTCAACGCATTGCGCGAGTTCGTAGCGCTCGCAGATACAGGCTCCTTTTCACGCGCGGCGCGCGATCTCGCGACCACGCCTGCGACCATCAGTAAACGATTGACCCGACTCGAAGAAGAGCTCGGGGTACATCTCGTTCGCCGGACGACGCGTCAATTCGGCCTGACGGAGGCGGGACAGGTGCTCTACGAACGGGCGCGGCAGATCCTCGGCGCGATCCATCAAACCGAACACCTGCTCCGTTCATTCGGCAAGACTCCCTGCGGCAGGCTGCGCGTCAGCGTACCGCTTTATACCGGGATCATGCACGTCAGCCCACTATTGCCGGAATTCCTCTCGATCCATCCCGATTTGCAGGTGGAGCTGGTCCTGGAAAACCGGATCGTCGATATCGTCAATGAAGGTTACGATATCGCCATTCGCGTTGGCGGCGCCGACCAGACCAGCCCCACCCTCAGCCGGCTGCGATTGGTCAAAGACCGCAGCGTCGTTTGTGGTGCACCTTCGTATTTCGAGAAGAACGGCCGGCCTCGAAGCCCCTTTGATCTGGAGGAGCACAATCTCTTGCGGCATTCGGGGCTTCCCCGATGGCCGTTCCGCGTGAACGAAGAGCTCGTGATCGTGGACGCCGGCAAGGCCCTCGTTTCCAACGACGCCTTCTCCCTACGCGACGCGGCCCTTCGCGGAACGGGCCTCGCTTATCTGAGTCGGTATATCGTGCAGACACATCTCGAGCGCGGCGAATTGGTGGAAGTGCTCTCCGAGTACAGCACCCATGAAGTCAGCATCGATGCCGTCTACTCGCCCTCGCGCTACAACGCCGCAAAGATTCGCTCCTTCATCGACTTCCTGGCCGAGCAACTCCCGAAGCGGCTCGGGTGA
- a CDS encoding cupin domain-containing protein encodes MARMSLFTPIPNAVVVRAAEAEVVGRAPTKVQLLADSSATGGALSTVRVTLENGADGARPHHHTKSAEMFYVLDGSVQLLAGTNVVMATRGDLVVVPPRTAHAFAAARGKSADLLIVLAPAVERFEYFRHLARIAFGDEPPETLADLQQLYDNYFQDSPEWKAARA; translated from the coding sequence ATGGCTCGCATGTCCCTCTTCACCCCTATCCCTAACGCGGTCGTGGTTCGCGCGGCCGAGGCCGAAGTCGTGGGTCGTGCGCCGACGAAGGTTCAGCTCTTGGCCGACAGCTCCGCAACGGGTGGGGCGCTCTCCACCGTGCGCGTCACCTTGGAAAACGGTGCCGACGGCGCGCGTCCGCACCATCACACCAAATCCGCCGAGATGTTCTATGTGCTCGATGGCTCCGTCCAGTTGCTCGCGGGCACGAACGTCGTCATGGCCACGCGCGGTGATCTGGTCGTGGTACCGCCGCGTACGGCGCACGCTTTCGCAGCCGCACGTGGCAAAAGTGCCGATCTGCTGATCGTCCTCGCGCCGGCGGTCGAGCGATTCGAATACTTCCGACACCTCGCTCGCATTGCGTTCGGCGACGAGCCGCCAGAGACGCTTGCAGATCTCCAACAGCTCTACGACAACTATTTCCAGGATAGTCCGGAATGGAAGGCCGCACGCGCGTAA
- a CDS encoding DJ-1/PfpI family protein yields the protein MSDIKSIHFLTFPRVSEQDLLTAWELLRALAWGFEQQGRRLDVSIGGFERGPVATHMGTEIKTDRVLTAADRFDVLYVPGGLGGGPASQNPAILDLIGKHHTEGRWVAANCSGVGVLFRSGILDGKAITCPVALARRLPKLGANVINPRLAWHVDAKNKIFTSGGGGTVHPSTIALVAHLFGSETATGLAANWDSLALHGDVLLRADGPMMGLKPELATAAQDSYEMVFLPD from the coding sequence ATGAGCGATATCAAATCCATCCATTTCCTCACCTTCCCGCGCGTCAGCGAGCAGGACCTACTGACGGCATGGGAACTCTTGCGGGCTCTGGCCTGGGGCTTCGAGCAGCAAGGCCGGCGGCTGGACGTGTCGATCGGCGGCTTCGAACGGGGCCCCGTCGCCACGCATATGGGCACGGAAATCAAGACCGACCGGGTTCTCACGGCCGCCGACCGGTTCGATGTGCTCTATGTGCCGGGTGGCCTGGGCGGAGGCCCTGCCTCGCAAAACCCGGCGATCCTAGATTTGATCGGCAAGCATCACACCGAGGGCCGCTGGGTGGCCGCCAACTGCTCGGGGGTCGGCGTCCTCTTTCGCTCTGGTATTCTCGATGGCAAGGCCATTACGTGTCCGGTGGCGCTCGCACGCCGCCTGCCGAAGCTCGGCGCCAATGTGATCAACCCCCGCCTCGCTTGGCACGTGGACGCCAAAAACAAGATCTTCACGTCTGGTGGCGGAGGCACGGTCCATCCGAGCACCATCGCGCTGGTTGCGCACCTGTTCGGGAGCGAAACCGCCACGGGGCTGGCCGCAAACTGGGATTCGCTCGCATTGCATGGCGACGTACTGCTTCGGGCCGACGGTCCAATGATGGGCCTTAAACCGGAATTGGCGACTGCCGCACAGGATAGTTACGAGATGGTCTTCCTACCCGACTGA
- a CDS encoding LysR family transcriptional regulator — protein MNTLPYSLDDLYWFALIADAGSLSRASRQYDVAKSTLSRRLARLEEMTGMILVQRNSANSSLTDAGTQLLEEAWPLIRRLEMHSNELIGREAEPRGLVRISASGTFGNLVVLPIVLDFMCRYPLVDVEMEMTDRRVDLVANAIDIAVRIGEMADSALLVRKVAIVRRILCASAGYAKARGLPAHPDELEKHDILVQSRTSATFELRSDGKTRTITVRRRLLLAPSDQLLVPVQAGLGIAHLGEIQCARHLATGKLLRVLPEWEIPQFEVYLVSPNRRYRPPAVRMLMDELAQRIPAVIGDLVSGAGGHRRKA, from the coding sequence ATGAACACCCTACCGTACTCGCTCGACGATCTCTATTGGTTCGCCCTGATCGCCGACGCCGGCAGCCTGTCGCGCGCCTCACGTCAATACGACGTCGCCAAGTCGACGCTCTCGCGCCGACTCGCGCGCCTCGAGGAAATGACGGGGATGATCCTCGTCCAGCGCAACTCGGCGAACTCCAGCTTGACCGATGCCGGTACGCAATTGCTGGAGGAAGCGTGGCCACTGATCCGGCGTCTGGAAATGCATTCGAACGAGTTGATCGGGCGAGAAGCCGAACCGCGCGGTCTAGTCCGGATTTCGGCTTCGGGTACGTTCGGAAACCTCGTCGTATTGCCGATCGTGCTGGACTTCATGTGCAGGTATCCGCTCGTCGATGTCGAAATGGAGATGACGGACCGGCGGGTCGACCTCGTCGCGAATGCGATCGACATTGCGGTGCGGATCGGCGAGATGGCGGACTCGGCTCTTCTCGTGCGGAAGGTTGCGATCGTACGCCGGATCCTGTGTGCCAGCGCTGGCTATGCGAAGGCGCGGGGCCTGCCGGCGCATCCAGACGAACTGGAGAAACACGACATCCTCGTCCAATCTCGAACCTCGGCGACGTTCGAGCTGCGATCGGACGGCAAAACGCGAACGATCACCGTCCGCCGCCGGCTCCTATTGGCTCCTTCCGATCAGTTGCTCGTACCGGTGCAGGCAGGGCTCGGCATTGCACATCTCGGCGAAATTCAATGCGCGCGGCATCTCGCGACTGGCAAGTTGCTGCGCGTCCTGCCGGAATGGGAAATTCCTCAATTCGAAGTATATCTGGTCAGCCCGAACCGGCGATATCGTCCCCCCGCCGTTAGGATGCTCATGGATGAACTCGCGCAACGTATCCCTGCCGTCATCGGAGATTTGGTATCGGGAGCGGGTGGCCACCGTCGGAAGGCGTGA
- a CDS encoding type II secretion system GspH family protein has product MTLIEILVVLAILSLISGAIGFHVLNKYVEAKVAMTEQNAKALRQAVLSYRLTADGCPSVETLRQSVIDTASKALDAWDQPFLIVCEESGEIRVSSAGPDRKHGTSDDIQAPPELRLAADR; this is encoded by the coding sequence ATGACACTCATCGAGATTCTCGTCGTTCTGGCGATTCTATCGCTCATATCGGGAGCCATTGGCTTTCACGTTTTGAACAAGTACGTCGAGGCGAAGGTTGCCATGACCGAACAAAATGCGAAGGCTCTGCGGCAGGCCGTTTTGTCATATCGACTTACCGCCGATGGGTGCCCTTCGGTCGAAACGTTGCGACAATCGGTCATCGATACCGCATCGAAGGCGCTGGACGCTTGGGATCAACCTTTCCTCATCGTTTGCGAGGAGAGCGGCGAGATTCGTGTCTCGAGTGCGGGGCCCGATCGGAAGCACGGGACGAGCGACGACATTCAGGCTCCGCCGGAACTTCGGCTTGCAGCGGATCGGTAA
- a CDS encoding alpha/beta fold hydrolase gives MLDFQARARMPFAVFLSCMALGACVSPAAARAPVAAVPKVGATNGELRVAELGTCTLESGETIAPCRIGYRTFGKLDATKSNAVLFSTWFTGTTAKLAAGVPDKLVDTKRFYLILVDALGNGVSSSPSNSTTQARLRFPKFTIRDMVATQERLLNEVLHIERLHTVMGMSMGGMQALEWAVSRPDAAAHVVSIVGTPQLTAQDLLLWNAEMHALESDVAYAHGEYQGRPKLRAVQDIHNMMLMTPAHRAENISRSAFPAWLEQVEADTSFDWNDWHRQLEAMLAHDVAARWGGNLEEAARQVKAKLLFVVAEHDQMVNPRPSKVFAKAANARLEVLTGPCGHLAPGCEQPALARYVHSFMEE, from the coding sequence ATGCTCGACTTTCAAGCGCGTGCGCGTATGCCGTTTGCCGTTTTTCTCTCGTGCATGGCGCTTGGCGCCTGTGTTTCGCCGGCGGCGGCGCGGGCGCCCGTGGCCGCGGTGCCCAAGGTGGGCGCGACGAATGGCGAACTGAGGGTCGCGGAGCTTGGGACGTGCACGCTCGAGAGTGGGGAGACGATTGCGCCTTGTCGCATTGGGTATCGTACGTTCGGTAAGCTCGATGCGACGAAGTCGAATGCGGTGCTCTTTTCAACGTGGTTCACGGGGACGACGGCGAAGCTCGCCGCCGGGGTGCCGGACAAGTTGGTCGACACGAAGCGGTTCTACCTGATCCTCGTCGATGCCCTCGGAAATGGGGTCTCGTCGTCGCCGTCGAACAGCACCACCCAGGCCCGCCTTCGTTTTCCGAAGTTTACCATTCGCGATATGGTCGCCACGCAGGAGAGATTGCTCAACGAGGTTTTGCACATCGAGCGATTGCACACCGTCATGGGCATGTCGATGGGCGGTATGCAGGCGCTCGAATGGGCCGTAAGCCGGCCCGACGCCGCCGCGCACGTCGTCTCCATCGTGGGCACGCCGCAGCTCACCGCGCAGGACTTGCTACTTTGGAATGCGGAGATGCACGCCTTGGAATCCGACGTCGCTTACGCACACGGCGAATATCAAGGTCGCCCCAAGCTTCGCGCCGTTCAGGATATTCACAATATGATGCTCATGACGCCAGCGCATCGCGCCGAAAATATCTCGCGCAGCGCATTCCCAGCGTGGCTCGAGCAGGTGGAGGCGGACACCAGCTTCGATTGGAACGACTGGCATCGGCAACTCGAGGCGATGCTCGCTCATGATGTGGCCGCACGCTGGGGCGGCAACCTCGAGGAGGCAGCGCGCCAGGTCAAGGCGAAGTTGCTTTTCGTGGTCGCCGAACACGACCAGATGGTGAATCCGAGGCCGTCCAAAGTATTCGCAAAAGCGGCCAACGCCCGCCTGGAGGTACTCACCGGACCATGCGGCCACCTCGCCCCTGGTTGCGAACAGCCGGCGCTTGCGCGGTACGTTCACTCCTTCATGGAGGAGTGA
- a CDS encoding organic hydroperoxide resistance protein encodes MSQIEKVLYTGKTHTTGGRDGKARSEDGRLDVQLSSPGSAGAGTNPEQLFAAGWSACFIGAMGLAAKKMKVELPANVAVDAEVDLGTGGGAYFLQARLNVHLPGLERQVAEALAEAAHQTCPYSKATRGNIDVVINVV; translated from the coding sequence ATGTCCCAGATCGAAAAAGTACTGTACACCGGCAAAACCCACACCACCGGCGGCCGCGACGGCAAAGCCCGCAGCGAAGATGGCCGGCTCGACGTTCAGCTCTCGTCGCCAGGTTCTGCCGGCGCCGGCACGAATCCCGAACAGTTGTTCGCGGCGGGATGGTCGGCTTGTTTCATCGGAGCCATGGGGCTGGCCGCGAAGAAGATGAAGGTGGAGCTCCCCGCCAACGTAGCCGTGGACGCCGAAGTGGATCTCGGCACGGGTGGTGGCGCGTATTTCCTGCAGGCGCGTCTCAACGTGCACCTGCCGGGGTTGGAGCGCCAAGTGGCCGAGGCGCTGGCGGAGGCGGCACACCAGACTTGCCCCTATTCGAAGGCCACCCGGGGCAACATCGACGTGGTGATCAACGTCGTCTAA
- a CDS encoding GNAT family N-acetyltransferase encodes MILRLPELTLRPWSIADVDAVARHANDRDIWINLRDRFPHPYTRADAEMWLTHATQYPESSFAIEVEGEAVGGLSLEPMRDVECITAEMGYWLGRPHWGRGIATAAVLAATGHAFERLGLERVEAGVFEWNTASQRVLIKAGYTFEGRLRRRIVKDQRIGDVLMYARIRDAVG; translated from the coding sequence ATGATCCTCCGACTCCCTGAACTCACATTGCGTCCTTGGTCGATCGCCGACGTGGATGCGGTGGCACGTCACGCGAATGATCGCGACATTTGGATCAACCTACGCGATCGCTTTCCACATCCGTATACGCGGGCCGATGCGGAAATGTGGCTCACGCATGCGACCCAATATCCGGAATCGTCGTTCGCCATCGAGGTCGAGGGTGAAGCCGTCGGCGGATTGTCGCTCGAGCCAATGCGCGACGTCGAATGCATTACGGCTGAAATGGGCTATTGGCTGGGTAGACCTCATTGGGGCCGGGGCATTGCGACGGCGGCGGTCCTCGCGGCCACGGGGCATGCGTTCGAACGACTCGGGCTCGAGCGGGTCGAAGCCGGTGTCTTCGAGTGGAACACGGCGTCCCAACGCGTCTTGATCAAAGCGGGTTACACCTTCGAGGGGCGCCTCCGCCGTCGGATCGTGAAGGACCAACGCATCGGCGACGTGTTGATGTACGCGCGGATCCGCGACGCCGTGGGCTGA